In Caldisericum sp., the sequence GGGCAGAGTTGAACATAACATCCGCATTCTCCTGGTATGGGAATATGTATTTCTCTTCAGCCGCAATAACATCTTTCCATCGTTTTAGATTTTCCGAAGCCTGGATTCCTCTAAAATGAACATCTCTTACAATTCGCCTTATGAGTCTTGTGTCTCTTGTAGGAATGCGGTTAATGTTGTCTATGTTTACCTGAGAAAGTGCGCTTACATAGATTTTGTATTTAATCTCGTCATTTACATCCTTAGTCAAAACTGGATTTAATGCGTGTATTCCTTCTATTATTATCAATCCGCTTTCATCTATTCGGACTTTCTTTCCTTTTTCTCTTTTTCCTGTAATGAAATTATATTTAGGAATTTCAACTTCTTCGCCTTGAAGGAGTTTATTTATATGCTCCTGTAACAGCTTATAGTCAGTTGCTTCTAATGTGTCATAATCTGGGTTGCCTTCCTCGTTTAACGGTGTTTTTTCCCTTTCAACGAAGTAGTTGTCTGTTGAAATTATGTATGGTTTGAAGCCAAGGATTCTTAAATGTATATCGAGTTTTTTTGCAAATGTTGTCTTACCTGAGGAACTCGGTCCTGCAATAAGAATTACCTTAGATTTCCTTTGAAGAATTTGTTCTGCAATTTCGGATATCTTTTTCTCATGAAGAGACTCTTGCATTTTTATAATGTTTGATATTCTTCCGTTTATGATACTTCTATTCAGTTCTCCAACAGTTCTTACATCAAGTAAATTCGCCCACTTTTTGCCTTCATTAAATGCTTCAAGCAGCCTTTCGTAACGAGGTAGTGCATTTAAAACATTTGGGTTTTTTCTATCCGGAAGTAAGAAGAACAGCCCGCCGTTTACTCTTACTATATCAACAACTTTTAACATTCCCGTAAAAGGCACTAGTGGTCCTGCAAAGTAAAGGTAAATTCCGTCAAGTTCATAAAGTGAAATAACGTCCTTTGCA encodes:
- a CDS encoding nucleoside kinase; this translates as MGKKIIEIEHVDYPYTCAIVNNQLMGFLDEVEEVRSIELLPVTEGEGRRTYERSIAFLATVALKKVSKEHRLTIMHSIGEALYGEIENSSDEVVNKLKEQFFNLIKENKPIRKYDLTKETAIRKLEKEGRFEDIQTIEYLAKDVISLYELDGIYLYFAGPLVPFTGMLKVVDIVRVNGGLFFLLPDRKNPNVLNALPRYERLLEAFNEGKKWANLLDVRTVGELNRSIINGRISNIIKMQESLHEKKISEIAEQILQRKSKVILIAGPSSSGKTTFAKKLDIHLRILGFKPYIISTDNYFVEREKTPLNEEGNPDYDTLEATDYKLLQEHINKLLQGEEVEIPKYNFITGKREKGKKVRIDESGLIIIEGIHALNPVLTKDVNDEIKYKIYVSALSQVNIDNINRIPTRDTRLIRRIVRDVHFRGIQASENLKRWKDVIAAEEKYIFPYQENADVMFNSALIYELPILRNFAEVPLRAIEYKEKEYAEALRLLNFLNHVLPLSSDEVPPTSILREFIGKSSFKY